In Candidatus Paceibacterota bacterium, the genomic stretch AGAAAGCTGATCGAAGCCTTGGTGCGAGTATTGTTTCTGCATATGTTCATAGTAATGGAAAAGTTGGCGCTCTCGTTGAACTTTCCTGTGAGACAGATTTTGTCGCAAAGAACGAAGAGTTCAAGGCTCTTGCTTATGATATTGCGATGCATGCTGCGGCGATGAATCCGGAATTTCTTAAGAAAGAAGATGTCTCCGAAGACATGAAAAAGAAGGCAATTGAGATTTTTGAAAAGGAAGTGGTTGGAAAACCGAAAGATATGCAGGCAAAGATTCTCGAGGGAAAGATCAATGCCTACTTCAAAGACAAGATTCTTCTTGAACAGCCATTCATCAAAAATCCTGAAGTAACTGTAAACGGTCTTGTGCAGGCAGCGATTCAGAAGTTCGGCGAGAAGACAGAAATTGTGCGATTTGTGAGATTCGGTTCTCTCGAGAAGTAAGTTCCTCTAAAAATGACATTTGCACTCTCATCATTCATCGTGTCGTTTGTGCTCATCGTGGTGCTTATCGGGCACAAGCTTTATGAAATGTCTCGGAGCGAGACCGCATTCTCGAAAATTCGAGGAAAGATGGATACGATGGTGTCTGAAAACATTTCAGTGGTAAAAAGCCACTCTCATATGTTTGAAAAGGGAACGGTGAGAAAATTTTTCAAGATCTTTTTTAGCGGAGTGGCTGAAGCAGCTCTCCACATAAGACAAAGTCTCATCCGAAAATGGAATGGTTTTTTCCATTCACTTAAGACTGGCGCAGTCAAAAAAAGCGACGGAGAAGTTTCCATTTTTCTTAAGGATATTTCTCGGGATAAAAAAACTGGCGGAGGAGAGAAAAAAATGTAGAATGGAGAAGGTTTTCACGTTGCCTTAGTGAAGTTGGTGGGGCTGAAACGAAAACTGCTTTTCGTTTCAGGAGGTTCGTAATCGAAATTGCCGTTGCTGAATGAAATGAAGCAGACAATAACGAACTGTTTTGTAAAAATTATAGATGCCGGCATAGCTCAGTTGGTAGAGCGCCACTTTTGTAAAGTGGATGTCCGGGGTTCGAACCCTCGTGCCGGCTCCCTGTATACCAAATGTTTGGTTACTTGTGGTACACTGTAAAGTATGAAAAGATGCAAAGAATGTGGTGTGTCGCTTAAAACCAGATTTCAATTAAAATATTGCTCTAATAAGTGTCAGTCCAATCATCAATATAAGGAATACATTCAGGGCTGGAAATCTGGGACTTTTGATGGGAGTAGAGGAATCACAACCAAAGCTCTATCTCAACACCTGAAGCGTTACCTCATTGAAAAGTGCGGCGAGTTTTGTTCGAAGTGTGGATGGAGGGATATTCATCCTATTACTGGTAGAGTCCCGCTAGAAGTTGATCATGAGGATGGAAATGCAGAGAATAATAGCGAAAAAAATTTAAAACTTTTGTGTCCCAATTGTCATTCTCTCACCCCGGGTTTCAGAAATTTGAACAAGGGAAAAGGAAGAATTTGGCGAAAGAATAAATACTTGAAGACTAACTCATAGGACATGGAATACATTCGGACACCCTATTACACAGCGGGGCAGGCAAAAGATCTTACAGGAAAAGATTTTCGTATTTATCGCTTCTTTGAAATTCTTCCCGGATTTTTGGCGTGGGCTACGCTCTTTGGCGCGCTTTTGCTTTCTTACCTCGCGCCTTTTTATGCGGCGCTTTTTATCATTGTCTTCAATTTATATTGGGTTTTGAAAAGCGCCTATCTCTCGCTTCACCTCTACCAAAATTGGCGCCATATCAGAAAATCTTTGGGAATGGATTGGGAGGAAATGCTTGCGCCTCTTAAATATACTCGTATTGTCCATCTTGTTATTTTGCCATTCTACAAAGAATCATATGAAATTGTAGAAACAAGTATTAAATCCCTTCTCTCTGCGCGTGGGAATAAAAAGAAAATGGCGGTCGTTCTCGCTGTTGAGGCGCGAGCAGGCGAGAGCGCATTCCAAACGGCAGAAAAAATCAGGGACTTGTATGGCAGAGAATTTGGCTACTTTCTAATCACCATTCACCCAAGCGGTATTTCAGGAGAGATGGATGGGAAGGGTTCGAACATTGCTTACGCAGCGGAAGATGCGCGAAAGAAGATTCTCGACGCGAATGAAATTCTGTACGAGGATGTTCTTGTTTCTGCATTCGACATCGATACTATCGCGTATCCGGATTATTTCCTCTGTCTTATGTGGCATTTCCTGACGAGCGAAGATAGGCTTCATGCTTCGTATCAGCCAGTTCCTTTTTATAATAATAATATGTGGGATGCACCGGCACTGTCGCGAATCGTCGCTACGTCGGGAAGTTTCTGGCAGATGATCCAGCAGGAGCGTCCGGAGCGTCTTACCACTTTTTCTTCGCATTCCATTCCATTTCCGACGTTGCAAGAAATTGGCTATTGGCAGAAAAATATTGTTTCCGAAGATTCCCGTATTTTTTGGAATGCATTTCTTGCACATGATGGAAATTACAAAGCTGTACCGATTTCTTACCCGCTCTCGATGGATGCCAATCTCGCGCCCTCTTTCTGGCAGACCATGAAGAATGTCTATAAACAACAGCGCCGATGGAGCTGGGGCGTAGAAAATCTTCCTTATATTCTTATGGGCTTTGTAAAAAATCCTCGGATTTCTCTGGGGAGAAAATTGCGCATCACATTCATCGAACTTGAACGGGCATGGTCTCTTGCGACAAACCCGATCCTTCTTTTTCTTTTCACTTGGACGCCAATTCTTCTCGGAGGAAGAGTTTTCAATAGTACTTTGCTTTCATATAATTTGCCGGTTGTCTCAAGGAATCTGACATTTCTCGGCATCCTCGGAATTTTGCTCTCCGCTATCGTTTCTATTTCGCTTCTTCCTCCGCCTCCAAAAGGGAGCTCAAAAAGAGGAACGCTCACCATGTTTGCCCAGTGGATATTCGTGCCCGCAACACTTCTCGTGTTTGGCTCGATCCCGGCTCTTGAGGCGCAGACCCGTCTCATGCTCTCCGGAAAATTCCGTCTTGGCTATTGGGTGACGCCAAAACACCGGAAATCTTAAGAAATGCCGTCTCTGTAAAAGAAGCCGATTTTGTGTATAATATCCTCCTATATGCCGCACATGTCTCTTCGCAGAAGAAGGCTCTATTTCTATTCTTTTTGCCTGATTTTTTTCGTGCTCATCCCTGTTCTTGTTTTTTACGCGAATGGGTATAGGATCACCAAAGATTGGCAAGTCGCTGAAACGGGCGGTATTTATGTCTATGCTTCCGAAAGCAATGCAGACGTCTCTTTGAACGGAGTCCTCTTGCAGAAAAGTGGGATTTTTCAGAGGGGAACTTTTCTCGACGGTCTTACAGAAGGGAAGTATGAGATTTCAGTATCAAAGGCAGATTTTTCTTCTTGGAAAAAAGATATTGAAGTGAAAGAAGGATTTGTTACGGAAGGACATCCGTTTCTTATTCCTTTGAATATTGAGCCCGTTCTGATCCCCGAATTTTCAACTTCCACAGCTACTAGCACAAAAATAAAAAATCCTGATTATGCCGATGCTCTGCTTCTTTTCCAAAAATCGCTGGTAAAGAAAACTCTCGCTACAACTACGTTGTCTTACGGAGAGGACGCTCTTCGAAATGGGAATCTTGTGGTTTTTGAGACAGGAACTCAATTACAGGCTGTCTGGCTTGGAGATACCAATTCGATGCCCTACTTTTTCTGTCATGCAGTTTTGTGCGGGACAGATACAAGCGCGACTTCCACTGTCTATACGAATGTTGTGCCGAAATCCCATCTTGAATTTTTGCCACGGCGTACCGATGTGGTGTTACTCGAAACAAAAGAGGGTATAGAGGCAGTTGAGCTTGATACGACATTTCCTCAAAATGCAGTTTTGGTATATCCGACGAAGACAGCGGACTTTAGAGTTTCAAATGGCGTCATCTATTTAAAAGACGGTGCCAATATATCGAAGATAAATTTGTAATATACTATAAGCGTGGAGACAGAAAGTAAAAAAGGATATTTGCACCCAATTACACAGACTATTCGGCAGGCGGTTTCGATTTGGAATGATCTTGGATTTGAAGTGGCGGAAGGGCCGGAAATTGAAACCGAACATTACAATTTCGACGCTTTGAATATTCCCGCGAATCATCCAGCACGGGATCTTTGGGATACGTTTTGGCTGAAACCTCTTTCAGCTCGTAAACTCTTGCGAACTCACACTTCTCCTGTCCAGATCCGCTATATGGAGAAGCACAAAAAGGATTTGCCAATCCGCATTATTGTTCCAGGAAAAACTTTCCGTCATGAGGCAACGGATGCCACCCATGAAGCTCAATTTTTCCAAATGGAAGGGCTTGCCGTGGGCGAGGGAATTACGCTCGCGAATATGAAATCAGTGCTCATCACTTTTTTCAAAAAGCTCTATGGTCCCGATGCGGATGTTCGATTTCGCCCGAGCTTTTTCCCTTTTACCGAGCCAAGCGTTGAGATTGATGTCTCTTGTTTTAAGTGTGCTGGAAAAGATTCTGCCTGTCCGCTTTGCAAAGGCACCGGCTGGATAGAAGTTATGGGCGGAGGAATGGTTAATCCAAAAGTGCTCGAAGGTGTAGGAATTGACCACAAAAAATACACAGGTTTCGCCTTCGGTTTCGGACTGGACCGCCTCGTGATGCTCAAATATGGCGTAGATGATATTCGTTCGCTTTATTCAGGAGATTTACGATTGTGGCAGGTTAAAAAATAAATTATGCTCATCTCTTACAAATGGCTCACGATGTATTTCGACAAACCGATTCCTTCACCGGAGGAGGTTGCCAAGCTTTTTACTTTTCATGCTTTTGAGGTGGAAGGGTTGGAAAAGAAAGGCGATAATGCAACTCTGGATGTAAAAATTTTGCCAGACCGAGCGCATTATTGTCTTTCGCATCGAGGCGTTGCCGGAGAGCTTTCTGCAATAACCGGAATTCCACTCAAGAAAATCGAGCCGAAAGTTTTTCCTATTGCCAAAGTTCGTGATTTGAAAATAAAAATAGATGAGCCGAAACTTTGCCGACGATATATCGGGCGCGTTATCGAAGATGTGGTTGTTACTGATTCGCCGGATTGGCTTTCTGCCGACTTAGCGGTTGTCGGTCAGCGACCAATAAATGTTGTTGTTGATAATGCCAACGGAGCGATGTTCGATGTCGGTCAGCCACTTCACGCTTTCGATGCGGATAAAGTGGTGGGGGGAATTACAGTACGTCTCGCAAAAAAAGGGGAAAAAATCACTACACTTGATGACAAAGATATTACTCTCGATGCTGAAACGCTTGTGATTGCTGACGACGAGGGACCAATTGCTATTGCAGGGGTCAAAGGCGGAAAGCGGGCGGAAGTGACGAAAGAGACCAAAAACCTCATTCTCGAATCTGCCAATTTTGATCCGGTAAATATTCGCAAGACTTCTACTCGGCTTGGAATCAAGACTGATGCATCAAAGCGTTATGAAAATGAGATAACTCCGGAGCTGGCAGCAAGCGGAATGGAAATGCTTACCTTTTTCCTTCAATACTGTATTAAAAGTCCTTTCAAAATCGGATCCCTTGTGGATGTTTACCCACATCCTGCAAAGCAAACTGTGATTGATTTTGACCCAAGTTTGGCAAGCGGGCTTCTTGGGGTTGAAATTAGCGAAGAAAAGGTTATTGAACTTTTGAATCGCCTTGAAATTAAAATAGAAAAGAAAGGCAGACATCTTTCACTCACGATTCCCTTTGTTCGTCTTGATTTAGAGATGTCTGAAGATATTGTGGAGGAAATTGGACGGCTATACGGCTATGAAAATATCAAGCCCGTGCCGATGGAGAAAATGCAGAAATCTCCCACGATCAATAAGAATGTCTATTATCAAAACAAATTCCGAGACGTGCTTACAAATCTGGGCTTTACCGAAGTCTACACATATGCGCTTCAGGAAAGTGGGGAAGTAGAGCTTGAAAACCCATTGGCATCGGATAAAAGCTTTTTGCGCAAAAACCTTTCTGCGCTTCAAAATAGCCTCGATATGAACGCGCTCAATGCTCCGCTTCTCGGGCTCACGGATGTACGAATATTTGAAATTGGAAAAGTATTCGATAAAGGCGCTGAAGAACATACAGCTTTGGGTATTGGTTTTTGGACTGGCACAAAGAAAAAACAAAAAGAAATGATTGAAGCCGAGTTCGACAAGATCGCAGATGCTTTCAGAAAGGAGATTGGAGATGCGCCAGAGGCGCACAATCTTACGGCGAATGTTATGGAAGCGAATCTTGATGCGTGTATTGAAAAATTACCCGACCCAAAGAAATATGATTTTGCCAAAGCGACAGAAGTCATTTACAAAAAACCATCAGCCTTTCCATTTATTGTCCGTGACGTAGCACTTTTCGTCCCATCTGCCACCAAAGAGGGGGATGTGCAAAATATAATCAAACAATCAGCGGGGGATTTGGTAGTCCGAGGTCCGGAACTTTTCGATGTATTCGAAAAAGGAGACAAGAAATCTCTCGCATTCCGGCTTGTTTTCCAATCATATGAAAAGACACTCACAGACAGCGAGGCGAATGGATTTATGGAGAAGGTCTATGGAGTTTTAGAGAAAGAGGGTTTCGAATTGAGAAAATAAAACTGTTCTGTATCGCTGTCGGTGGCGAAACAGAACAGAATGTGTCACGGAAGGTTGAAGTAGATCGCTACATGTGTTGCGAGGTAGCATCCGGGATTTTTCACCCGCGGAGGCCTTTTTCTCCCGCAAGTTAGAACATCGGCGATACTTCTTGAACACGCGGACAGGCTACTGCTTCCTGCACCTATCGCACCTCGCGGTTTTGATAGGAGTAGAGAGAGGTTCTCTTGCCGTTTGTCACATGCCAGTTGCATGACTTTCTCCCTTCAAAATGTACTTGGTTATCCCTCCTTATCTCCGCATCTTTTTATACTATATGCATTTGTATAAAAAACCCGCAAATTGGTTTTGTGCATAAGCCTGTGGAGAAATTGTGAGTTTGTTGGGGATTAGATGTTTACGCAATATTTGTAAAAATAATCAATATATTTTTGAGAAAATAAAAGATGCCGTTGAGTTAAAAGCCCTCAACGGCACCTGTGTTTGTCCGCGCATTCTGTTTATAAGCGCTCGAGCCAGTATGAGTTGGTTTTCGCATTACCAACTGCATAACACTTGGACTTTACCACATACTGCGCGCCGACTCGCAGCGTCGGACCCGGGGTGTTCACAAACACCCGAGTGCCATCCGCCGCTTCGAAGACAGATGTGTCTCCGATTTGCGCCAGGAGCGTATGCGGCTCGCCCTGGAGCTTGCTCATGTGGGCCGGTTTGCCTTCGGCATTGAGAACGATCAGAGCAATCGCTATCGGGACACAGAGCAGCAGGCCGACGAACGCGAGTATGTGTACGCCTGACAGGGCGACAAAGATTCTTTTCGTTCTCGGAACTTTTATTCTCATGACTTCACTCCTCCTGTATTGCCTCACGCGGGCAAGCTCACACTTGGGGTCGAGCCCCTTCCAGAAGCCTTGGTGACAGGCTTTATACATGAAGAACTCTATCAAATTCATATCATTTTATTTTTAAAAAGTCAAATTTTTGATACCAGAAACTATCCACTAAAACCGAGAAAAAGCCCTTTCATTTTAAGGCTAAATTTGCTATAATAAGAGTACCAAAAGGGTGCTTTTTTGTTTGTATTTTCGCTCATAAATGCCTAAAGAAGAAGTCAAAACAAAAGGTTCATATAGCGCTCAAGACATCACTGTTCTTGAGGGTCTTGAACCTGTCCGAAAGCGTCCCGGAATGTATATTGGAACGACTGGACCGGACGGATTGCACCACCTCATCACTGAAATTTTCGATAACTCCCGCGACGAGGCGATGGGTGGTTTTGCTAACGATATTGAAATCGTTTTGCTTCCCGGAAATAAAGTGAGAGTGACGGACAACGGCCGAGGTATTCCAGTTGATGTTCATAAATCTACAAAAGTTTCCGCGCTTGAAACGATTATGACCACGCTTCATGCCGGAGGAAAATTCGGCGGGGAAGGGTACAAAGTCTCCGGTGGGTTGCACGGAGTGGGTGCGTCTGTGGTGAATGCACTTTCTATTTACACCCAAGTCGTTGTGCATCGAGATGGCGGAAAGTACATGCAGGAGTACAAGCAAGGAAAGAAAAAGGCGGCGGTCAAGAAAATTGGTTCATCGAAACTCCACGGAACGATTGTGACCTTCGAGCCAGACATCGAGATTTTTAAGGAGATAAAATTTGAATGGAACAAGATCGTTTCGCACATGCGCCAGCAGGCTTATTTGGTGAAGGGATTGAAAATTGCTGTCATTGATGCGCGAGAATCAAAAGATCTCGAGAAAGTGGATTTGACTGATGTCTTTTATTTCCGAGAGCTTGGACGAGACCTTCCTTCATTCACTTTCTATTTTGAAGGAGGACTCATGTCGCTCATTAAGTTCTATAACCAAACTCAAAAGCCGGTACATAAAAATATTTTCTATGTTGAGAAAGAGGTGGATAATGTGGCGGTAGAAGTCGCGCTTCAATACGTGGATGATATTAGTTCTCGCGTACTTGCTTTCGCAAACAACATTTACAACTCCGAAGGCGGTACGCATATCACAGGATTCAAAACGTCTCTTACCCGAACGCTCAACAGTTATTCTAATAAAAATGGAGGGGGGAAAAGCGAAGATAATTTTACCGGAGATGATGTGCTGGAAGGACTGACTGCCGTTGTCTCTGTAAAGATCCGCGAAATCCAATTTGAAGGCCAGACGAAAGCTAAACTCGGAACCGTTGAAGCCCAGTCAGCAGTAAGCACTGTTTTCGGCGAGGCATTTAGCGCATTTCTGGAAGAGCATCCTGATGATGGCCGGGCTATCATAAGCAAGGCTGTGCTCGCTATGAAGGCTCGAAAAGCCGCTAAGGCTGCGAAAGACAGCGTGCTTCGAAAAGGTGCGCTCGAGGGTATGACGTTGCCGGGAAAGCTTGCAGACTGTCAGAGTAAAGACGCTTCTGAATCCGAAGTGTTCATAGTAGAGGGAGATTCTGCAGGAGGTACCGCAAAGACTGGCCGTGATAGGCGAGTGCAGGCAGTGTTGCCTTTGCGAGGAAAAATCTTGAACATTGAACGAGCTCGGCTTGATAAAATGCTTGCGTCAGAGCAGATCAAGAACTTGGTGGTTGCTGTCGGTACTGCTATCGGCGACACATTCGATATCAGTAAACTTCGCTATCACAAAATCATTATTGCGACCGATGCCGACGTTGACGGAGCACACATCCGTACTTTGCTCTTAACTTTGTTCTACCGGTATTTCCGTCCGCTCATTGATGGAGGATTTATTTATATTGCCCAGCCGCCGCTTTATAAAATAAAGAGAGGGAAAGAAATTCATTACGCCTATTCGGATGAGGATAAAGTAAAGATTGTCGGCAAAAACGCTTCAGCGGAAATAGTTGAAGAGAGTTCCGAATCTTTGCCGGAAGGTGAAGAAAGCGAAGAAGCAGAAGATACAAAAGCGGGCGCAGGCAAGGAATCAAAAAAAGTTGCTAAAATTGCAATCCAGCGTTACAAAGGTCTCGGAGAAATGAATGCGGAAGAACTTTGGGAGACGACGATGGACCCCGCAAGACGCATTTTGAAACAAGTAAAGATAGACGATGCACAAGAGGCTGACAAAGTATTCGATATCCTCATGGGGACAGATGTGCCGGCACGAAAATCTTTTATACAGTCTAACGCAAAATTGGCAAACATAGATATCTAAAACAAAAAAGCCCCGCGACCAAAATCGCGAGGCTTTTTTCTATTTCTTCTTCATGAGAAGTTGATATTCCTTTTCGGTGAGGATATCTTTGCTCCTTGCCCGATCGAGAAATACAATTCCATTCAAATGGTCGAGCTCGTGTTGAAAAATTCTCGCGACAAAATTATGCGAAAGTTTTTTCTTCTCTACTTTTCCTTTTCTATCTGTGTATTCGACTTCGACTGAAATCGAGCGGGGGACAAGAGCGCGGATTCCCGGCACACTCAAGCATCCTTCCCAATCTTTCTTCATCTTGTGCGATTTCTTGAGGATTCGGGGATTGATCATCGCAATCGGCTTCATCTTTGGAGCTTTTGGATATCGAGAGTTTGGGTGCGACCAAATAATAAAAATTCGGAGCGGTTCATAAACTTGCGGTGCAGCAATACCAACTCCGTTCGAATCCTTACAGGTGGCGATCATATTTTCGATAAGTTCCTGAATTTCAGGATCGTGAACATTTTTGACAGCCTTAGCTTTTTGCCGGATTACCGCATTTCCAAGTTGAGCAACCTGGAGTATTTTGGATTTTCTCATAAGCCAATTCTACTATGCTTAGTACACAATCGGAATCGAGATTCTCAAAGTATTGTTATTCTCACTCGATTCTCGAATGTCTCGGTCTGGATCGAGAGTGATTGTCACTGGAGCGGTGTAATTTCCTCGATAGTCATAACGATAATCGTCGTATCTGTAATCGTCTGAATAATTCGTATCTAGATTATCAAATCCGATCGTAATGATGATTCTCTCCCCAGGTCGCAGCGACGGCTGAAGATCTGATTCGAACGAGCTGTCAGCATTGGTAGGCAAGTCCGCATTGAACGCCCATCTTCCTGTTGCAGTCCCGCCATCATTTCTTACTTCGAATTGCACTCCAACTCTCTGGTTTGAATAAAGCTGTCCTGTTGGTCGAAATGCTCCGGTGTATGGATCGACAGTACCGATGCCGATGACTCGGATAGCGAGATCGGGCAAACCATTTCCGTAATAATTATTTGCAGGAGGATAATAGACATCATTATTTCCGTAGTAAGCGTCTCCAGTCACGCTGAAATAAACAGTGCCCGCGTTATTATCCTTTCGTGATTCAGAGACAAGACCGCCTTCATCTACGCTTATCGTTACGGGCTGTCGTCCAGAACGAATATTGTCAAAACCGACGGTAATCTGCATTTTCTCTCCGGGTGCGAGTGAGCGCTCTGTTGGTGAAGAATAAGTATCTTTTCCAGCTACAACTGGCATAAGCATACTGAATGCCCATGCTCCGCTTGCTCGTCCGCCGGCATTTTGCACTTCAAATCTTACTGCTGCACGCTCACTCGCGTCTATCGAAGGGCGAGTGACGAATACGTTTGTGTTTCGATCGATAACTCCAGTCGCGAGAATATATAAAACCAAATCAGCCCGCGTGTTTTGATTGTAGGCAGCGACGGGTGTTGGAGTCGGCGTATAGTCGGTGGTTCCAGAATTATCCGGATAAGAAACAACAGGAGCGGGGGTTGGTGTTGGAGTGCTTACAATAATGACGGGGGTTGGTGTTGGTGTAGAAACTGCGGGAATAGGAGTCGCTTTCGGTTTGAAAATTTTAGAGACAGACACAGAAATAGAAGCAAGGCCAGAGAAAATAGAAGGGGCTAATCTGATCACTGCCCAGCTACCTACGATGATAAGGATAATAATCAGCCCAATTACTAGGGCTTTTTTGACAAATTCTCCCGTCCCACTCTTTTTTGGGGGCTCTTCGTGGAAATTTACCTCTACATCCGGCTTATGTTCGTCGTCTTCCATATTTCACTATTATATGATAGTATCTATTCAATGTCAACAGTCCGACAGCATGTTCTCGTTTTTGTGTCTGATTGTGTGCTATATTTAAAAAATGTCATATCAAGAGAATAACATCGTCACAGGGAGTTCATTTAAGAACAAGCTTTTGTTTCTTGGAATATTTTTCGCTGTTTTTTTCGTATCGTTCGGCATTCTCTACGCCCTGGGGTTCATTCCTCTTGAGCTTGCACCGACGAATGAAGAGCCGTCTCTGCCAAGCCCCACTGAAAGCGTTTCAGTTTCCGGGATGTCGCCAGCACCGACGGCCTCAATGGCTACGGGTGAAGAGCCGATCCGCATTAAAATCCCAAATATTGGAGTTGATTCTCCAATACGAAATCCTTCGACTACCGATATTGACGCGCTCGATAACGAGCTTTTGAAAGGCGTTGTGCATTATCCAGGTTCGGGATATCTGGGGCAGGGGAATATGTTTCTCTTTGGCCATGGATCAAATCTTCCTGTTATCCATAATCAAGCCTTTAAAGTATTCACCCAGATCAAGACTTTAAAACAAGGCGATGTAATTCATGTCCTCTCGCAGACCAAAGATTATTCGTACACTGTTTCTAAAGTAACTCTTGTGGATGCAAGCAAGGTGCTTGTGGAGTTTTCTACACAAAGAAAGATGCTTACGCTCTCGACTTGCGATACTTTTGGCACAAAACAACAGCGCTATGTCGTCGAAGCCGATTTTTCTGGGAGCACTGATCTCTAAAGTTCTTTTCTCGCCACGGGAGGCCGTATTCGAGGAGAGAGCTAAATACTTGACAATAGTATCTATATACTATATAATACAAGAGTAAGGTAATTAATTGAGCTTAAAAACGGCTTGAATTATGGCTTTTTTAGGCAATTTAACATTCATGAAAAACATTTTTTCAGTAAAAGATACTATGTCGAAAATTTTCGCAACAGCACTTATTTTTGTTGTGGTTTTTTCCGTGTTCGCTCCTTTCGTTGCGAAAGCGGATGATTATTATGATGGAGATTGGGGAACCACCTATGATGCTGACTGGGGTACTACTTACGATGCTGATTGGGGCACAACCTATGACGCTGACTGGGGTACCACCTATGACGCGGATTGGGGCACAACCTATGATGGTGACTATGGCACTACTTACGATGCTGATTGGGGCACCTCATACGATAATA encodes the following:
- the tsf gene encoding elongation factor Ts (EF-Ts; functions during elongation stage of protein translation; forms a dimer; associates with EF-Tu-GDP complex and promotes exchange of GDP to GTP resulting in regeneration of the active form of EF-Tu), coding for MITTEQIKALRDETGISIMQCRKALEEAGGDKEKALIILKKKGGDIAAKKADRSLGASIVSAYVHSNGKVGALVELSCETDFVAKNEEFKALAYDIAMHAAAMNPEFLKKEDVSEDMKKKAIEIFEKEVVGKPKDMQAKILEGKINAYFKDKILLEQPFIKNPEVTVNGLVQAAIQKFGEKTEIVRFVRFGSLEK
- a CDS encoding glycosyltransferase family 2 protein; this encodes MEYIRTPYYTAGQAKDLTGKDFRIYRFFEILPGFLAWATLFGALLLSYLAPFYAALFIIVFNLYWVLKSAYLSLHLYQNWRHIRKSLGMDWEEMLAPLKYTRIVHLVILPFYKESYEIVETSIKSLLSARGNKKKMAVVLAVEARAGESAFQTAEKIRDLYGREFGYFLITIHPSGISGEMDGKGSNIAYAAEDARKKILDANEILYEDVLVSAFDIDTIAYPDYFLCLMWHFLTSEDRLHASYQPVPFYNNNMWDAPALSRIVATSGSFWQMIQQERPERLTTFSSHSIPFPTLQEIGYWQKNIVSEDSRIFWNAFLAHDGNYKAVPISYPLSMDANLAPSFWQTMKNVYKQQRRWSWGVENLPYILMGFVKNPRISLGRKLRITFIELERAWSLATNPILLFLFTWTPILLGGRVFNSTLLSYNLPVVSRNLTFLGILGILLSAIVSISLLPPPPKGSSKRGTLTMFAQWIFVPATLLVFGSIPALEAQTRLMLSGKFRLGYWVTPKHRKS
- the pheS gene encoding phenylalanine--tRNA ligase subunit alpha, with protein sequence METESKKGYLHPITQTIRQAVSIWNDLGFEVAEGPEIETEHYNFDALNIPANHPARDLWDTFWLKPLSARKLLRTHTSPVQIRYMEKHKKDLPIRIIVPGKTFRHEATDATHEAQFFQMEGLAVGEGITLANMKSVLITFFKKLYGPDADVRFRPSFFPFTEPSVEIDVSCFKCAGKDSACPLCKGTGWIEVMGGGMVNPKVLEGVGIDHKKYTGFAFGFGLDRLVMLKYGVDDIRSLYSGDLRLWQVKK
- a CDS encoding phenylalanine--tRNA ligase subunit beta; the protein is MLISYKWLTMYFDKPIPSPEEVAKLFTFHAFEVEGLEKKGDNATLDVKILPDRAHYCLSHRGVAGELSAITGIPLKKIEPKVFPIAKVRDLKIKIDEPKLCRRYIGRVIEDVVVTDSPDWLSADLAVVGQRPINVVVDNANGAMFDVGQPLHAFDADKVVGGITVRLAKKGEKITTLDDKDITLDAETLVIADDEGPIAIAGVKGGKRAEVTKETKNLILESANFDPVNIRKTSTRLGIKTDASKRYENEITPELAASGMEMLTFFLQYCIKSPFKIGSLVDVYPHPAKQTVIDFDPSLASGLLGVEISEEKVIELLNRLEIKIEKKGRHLSLTIPFVRLDLEMSEDIVEEIGRLYGYENIKPVPMEKMQKSPTINKNVYYQNKFRDVLTNLGFTEVYTYALQESGEVELENPLASDKSFLRKNLSALQNSLDMNALNAPLLGLTDVRIFEIGKVFDKGAEEHTALGIGFWTGTKKKQKEMIEAEFDKIADAFRKEIGDAPEAHNLTANVMEANLDACIEKLPDPKKYDFAKATEVIYKKPSAFPFIVRDVALFVPSATKEGDVQNIIKQSAGDLVVRGPELFDVFEKGDKKSLAFRLVFQSYEKTLTDSEANGFMEKVYGVLEKEGFELRK
- a CDS encoding DNA topoisomerase subunit B; amino-acid sequence: MPKEEVKTKGSYSAQDITVLEGLEPVRKRPGMYIGTTGPDGLHHLITEIFDNSRDEAMGGFANDIEIVLLPGNKVRVTDNGRGIPVDVHKSTKVSALETIMTTLHAGGKFGGEGYKVSGGLHGVGASVVNALSIYTQVVVHRDGGKYMQEYKQGKKKAAVKKIGSSKLHGTIVTFEPDIEIFKEIKFEWNKIVSHMRQQAYLVKGLKIAVIDARESKDLEKVDLTDVFYFRELGRDLPSFTFYFEGGLMSLIKFYNQTQKPVHKNIFYVEKEVDNVAVEVALQYVDDISSRVLAFANNIYNSEGGTHITGFKTSLTRTLNSYSNKNGGGKSEDNFTGDDVLEGLTAVVSVKIREIQFEGQTKAKLGTVEAQSAVSTVFGEAFSAFLEEHPDDGRAIISKAVLAMKARKAAKAAKDSVLRKGALEGMTLPGKLADCQSKDASESEVFIVEGDSAGGTAKTGRDRRVQAVLPLRGKILNIERARLDKMLASEQIKNLVVAVGTAIGDTFDISKLRYHKIIIATDADVDGAHIRTLLLTLFYRYFRPLIDGGFIYIAQPPLYKIKRGKEIHYAYSDEDKVKIVGKNASAEIVEESSESLPEGEESEEAEDTKAGAGKESKKVAKIAIQRYKGLGEMNAEELWETTMDPARRILKQVKIDDAQEADKVFDILMGTDVPARKSFIQSNAKLANIDI
- the def gene encoding peptide deformylase; the encoded protein is MRKSKILQVAQLGNAVIRQKAKAVKNVHDPEIQELIENMIATCKDSNGVGIAAPQVYEPLRIFIIWSHPNSRYPKAPKMKPIAMINPRILKKSHKMKKDWEGCLSVPGIRALVPRSISVEVEYTDRKGKVEKKKLSHNFVARIFQHELDHLNGIVFLDRARSKDILTEKEYQLLMKKK